One window of the Canis lupus familiaris isolate Mischka breed German Shepherd unplaced genomic scaffold, alternate assembly UU_Cfam_GSD_1.0 chrUn_S1757H1953, whole genome shotgun sequence genome contains the following:
- the LOC119869197 gene encoding MAM and LDL-receptor class A domain-containing protein 1-like isoform X3: protein FYDHGLSVGAAELQLHVEDSNDSTVLWRVLCNQGNQWSQATIQLGRLTQPFHLSLDKVNLGIYDGVSAIDDIRFENCTLSLPAESCEEPDFFCCRRSKACIEKLLLCDLVDDCGDHTDEVDCVPEFQCNFENGICNWEQDTEDDVDWTRKHGPTSTLNTGPMKAHTLGTAKGHYLYIESSEPQVFQNRATFLSPVLNATDAGGCTFRLYYHMFGKHIYRLAIYQRVWSNTRDSCCGRYLGIKATDG from the exons gttttatgACCATGGTCTGTCAGTGGGAGCAGCTGAGCTACAGCTACATGTGGAAGATTCCAACGACTCTACAGTACTCTGGAGAGTATTGTGTAACCAGGGCAACCAGTGGTCACAGGCCACTATTCAGCTTGGACGCCTTACTCAGCCCTTCCATTTGTCACTAGATAAAGTCAATCTTGGCATTTATGACGGAGTCTCAGCTATTGATGACATCAGATTTGAAAATTGTACCCTTTCTCTTCCTGCAGAGAGCTGTGAAGAGCCGGACTTTTTCTGCTGTCGACGCAGCAAGGCTTGCATAGAAAAACTTCTGTTATGTGATTTGGTAGATGATTGTGGTGATCATACTGATGAGGTTGACTGTG TACCTGAGTTCCAATGTAACTTTGAAAATGGAATCTGTAACTGGGAACAAGATACAGAAGACGACGTTGATTGGACCAGGAAGCACGGTCCAACTTCAACACTTAATACAGGGCCAATGAAGGCTCATACCTTGGGCACAGCTAAAGGACACTATCTCTACATAGAATCTTCGGAGCCACAGGTTTTCCAAAACAGAGCTACTTTCCTCAGCCCTGTCCTCAATGCCACCGATGCAGGGGGCTGCACCTTCCGCTTATATTACCACATGTTTGGAAAGCATATTTATAGGCTGGCCATCTACCAGAGAGTTTGGAGTAACACAAGAGACAGCTGCTGTGGCAGATATTTGGGAATCAAGGCAACAGATGGATGA